From the Micromonospora echinofusca genome, the window GGTGATCCCGGCGAACAGCAGCACCAGCAGCGCCACCTCGGCGGCCGGCAACCGCCACTTCAGCACCAGCACGCCGAGCAGGGCGGTGACCCCGAGCCCGGCGGCGACGCTGGACTGGACCAGGAACAGCGGCAGGTCCCGGCGGGCGAGCAGGGCCAGCACGAACCCGGCCACCTGGCAGCCGAGCCCGACCAGGTACGTGCGGTGACCCGCCAGCCGCAGCAGCAGCCCCGGGTCGAAGGTGTGGTGCACGGTGGTGCGGGCGGCGGCCACCGACTGGAGGAGGTTGGCGACGCCGTACGCGACGATCATGGCCGCGAGGAAGCACCAACCGGAGGAGACCACCTGGCGAGGATAGAGGCTGCCGGAGGTCAGTGCTCGATTGGCCGACCCAGCCGGGCGAGGATGTCGGCGTGCAACGCGCCGTTGCTGGCCACGGCGCTGCTCTCGGTCCCGGCGTCGCCGGAGGGGGCGGGTCGGCCGGCCAGATCGGTGAACGTGCCGCCCGCCTCGGTGACGATCGGCACCAGCGCGGCGACGTCCCACAGCGACAGCTCCGGCTCCACCATCACGTCCAGCGCGCCCTCGGCCAGCAGCATGTAGCCGTAGAAGTCGCCGTACGCCCGGCTGCGCCAGGTGTCCCGCATGAGCTGGAGCATCGCGTCCAGCCGGCCGGCGGACTCCCACCCCGTCAGCGACGAGTAGCAGAAGCTCGCGTCGGCGAGGTCGCGGACCGCGGAGACCCGGATCGGCGCGCCGCTCGCGGCGTCGGGCCCCGCGTACGCCCCCTCGCCGAGCGCGCCCCACCAGCGGCGGCCGAGCGCCGGCGCGGAGACCAGCCCGGCGACCGGGCGGTCGCCCTCCAGCAGCGCGATCAGGGTGGCCCACACCGGCACGCCGCGGATGAAGTTCTTCGTGCCGTCGATCGGGTCGACCACCCAGCGCCGGCCGTCCGGGCCGCTGGCGGGCTGCTCGCCGTACTCCTCGCCGAGCAGGCCGTCGGCCGGCCGGTGCGCGGCCAGCAGCGCCCGGATCTCCCGCTCGACCGCGGTGTCCGCGTCGGAGACCGGGGTCAGGTCGGGCTTCGCCTCGACCCGCAGGTCGAGCGCGCGGAACCGGGCCGTGGAGACGGCGTCGGCGGCGTCGGCGAGCAGGTGGGCGAGGGCGATGTCGTCGGCGTACCGGGGCATGCCCCAAACGGTAGCGGCGACCGGCTCAGGACCCCGCGAGCGGGTCGCCGGGATTCCGCTGGTCGGGTTCGCGCGCGTCGCCCTCGCCCGACCGGGAGGCCAGCAGCCGGCGGTACGAGGCCAGCCGGCGCGGATCGGCCTTGCCGGCGGCGACCCAGGCGTCCAGCCCGCAGTCGGCCTCCTCCGGCGTGTGCGGGCAGTTGGCGGGACAGTCGACCGTCCCCTCGACGAGGTCGGGGAAGCCGTGCAGCAGGCTGTCGGCGGAGACGTGCGCGAGCCCGAAGCTGCGCACCCCCGGGGTGTCGACGATCCAGCCGGCGGCGTCCCCGCCGCGCGGTGGGTCGCCGGGCAGCCGGGGCAGGCGCAGCGCCACCGCGCTCGTGGAGGTGTGCCGGCCCCGGCCGATGGCGCTGACCGTGCCGACCGCCCGGGCGGCGTCCGGCACGAGCCGGTTGACCAGCGTCGACTTGCCCACCCCCGAGTGCCCCACCATGACCGAGATCCGCCCGGCGAGCAGGTCGCGCAGGGCGTCGAGGTCGGAGTCCGGGCGGATCAGCACGTACGGCAGCTCCAGCTCGGCGTAGTAGCCGAGCACCGTCTCGGGGCCGGCCAGGTCGGCCTTGGTGAGGCAGAGCAGCGGCTCGATGCCGGCGTCGTACGCGGCCACCAGGCACCGGTCGATGAACCCGGTGCGCGGCGGCGGGTCGGCCAGCGCGCTGACGATGACCAGCTGGTCGGCGTTGGCGACGACCACCCGTTCCAGCCGGCCCTCGGCGGTGGTCTCGTCGTCGTCGGCGGTGCGCCGCAGCACCGACGTGCGCTCGGCGATCCGGACGATGCGGGCCAGCGCCCCGGCCGAGCCGGAGGTGTCGCCGACCAGGCCGACGCGGTCGCCGACCACCACCGACTTGCGTCCCAGTTCCCGGGCCCGCATCGCGGTGACCGGGGGCGCGTCCGGCCCCGCGTCGGGCGGCACGCACGTGTAGCGGCCCCGGTCGACGGCGATCACGAAGCCGTCCACCGCGTCGGAGTGCAGGGGGCGCGTGCGGGTACGCGGGCGCGACGACCTGCCCGGACGGATCCGGACGTCGTCCTCGTCGTACTCCCGCCGTCTGGTCGTCAGGACCCGCCCCCCGTCGTGTCAGCTCTTGCCGGTCACCATCGCCGACCATAGTGCCGGAAACTCCGGCATGGTCTTCGAGGTGCACGCCACGTCGCTCAGCTCGACGCCCGGAACGGCCAGGCCGGCCACGGCGGCGGCGTGCGCCATCCGGTGGTCGTGGTAGGTCTCGAACACCCCGCCGTGCAGCGGCCGGGGCCGGATCTCCAGCCCGTCGGGGGACTCGGTGATGTCGGCGCCGAGGGCGGTGAACTCCCGCGCCAGCGCGGTCAGCCGGTCGGTCTCGTGGCCCCGGATGTGGC encodes:
- the hisN gene encoding histidinol-phosphatase, coding for MPRYADDIALAHLLADAADAVSTARFRALDLRVEAKPDLTPVSDADTAVEREIRALLAAHRPADGLLGEEYGEQPASGPDGRRWVVDPIDGTKNFIRGVPVWATLIALLEGDRPVAGLVSAPALGRRWWGALGEGAYAGPDAASGAPIRVSAVRDLADASFCYSSLTGWESAGRLDAMLQLMRDTWRSRAYGDFYGYMLLAEGALDVMVEPELSLWDVAALVPIVTEAGGTFTDLAGRPAPSGDAGTESSAVASNGALHADILARLGRPIEH
- the rsgA gene encoding ribosome small subunit-dependent GTPase A, with the protein product MPPDAGPDAPPVTAMRARELGRKSVVVGDRVGLVGDTSGSAGALARIVRIAERTSVLRRTADDDETTAEGRLERVVVANADQLVIVSALADPPPRTGFIDRCLVAAYDAGIEPLLCLTKADLAGPETVLGYYAELELPYVLIRPDSDLDALRDLLAGRISVMVGHSGVGKSTLVNRLVPDAARAVGTVSAIGRGRHTSTSAVALRLPRLPGDPPRGGDAAGWIVDTPGVRSFGLAHVSADSLLHGFPDLVEGTVDCPANCPHTPEEADCGLDAWVAAGKADPRRLASYRRLLASRSGEGDAREPDQRNPGDPLAGS